A single Kryptolebias marmoratus isolate JLee-2015 linkage group LG16, ASM164957v2, whole genome shotgun sequence DNA region contains:
- the entpd3 gene encoding ectonucleoside triphosphate diphosphohydrolase 3 — protein MASKKKAGYKCRIAAVLFLLLAGIAALVTVAVIQSTLKSQEYSLEYGIVIDSGSSRSNVYLYEWPGEKKNETGVVTEKMNCKVKGVAISEMKVNSTSDTETWKGFQYCISQIKENIPTEKHRRTPLFLGATAGMRLLHQRDEQKSNEIMDSLREYLSSLPFDFRNASIMTGQEEGLYGWITVNYLKGNFLEKNLWNTYVHPHSSETVGSMDLGGASTQIAFQVQESRNGADYLKVKLYGYPYTVYTHSFLCYGKNEADKRILDKIIQGSSNQSNIRNPCYPEGYSTTMKASDVYNTECTEKPKNYNPNQNLFLFGDPDSRKCGEIVKSIFDFKNCLSSQCSFDGVEQPPVTGEFMAYAGFFYLARALNLTGTSDLDQFKATVRNFCHTQWTVLKNEKEGINEKHLRTYCYGTHYVLTLLVDGYKFDNETWKNIHFEKSIKETHIGWSLGYMLSLSNMIPSEVKEIPPLTNPVFAGLVFLFSALIIVTAILVFIILIRTCY, from the exons ATGGCTTCCAAAAAGAAAGCGGGCTACAAGTGTCGTATAGCAGCTGTGCTGTTTCTCCTGCTGGCCGGTATCGCTGCCCTTGTTACTGTTGCTGTCATCCAGAGCACATTAAAGAGTCAAGAGTACAGCTTAgag tatGGGATAGTGATAGACTCTGGTTCGTCCCGTTCCAATGTGTACCTGTACGAATGGCCAGGGGAGAAGAAGAACGAGACAGGAGTTGTGACAGAAAAAATGAACTGTAAAGTAAAAG GGGTCGCCATCTCAGAGATGAAGGTTAATTCCACAtcagacacagagacatggaAAGGATTCCAATATTGTATAagtcaaatcaaagaaaacattcCTACTGAAAAGCACAGAAGAACGCCTCTCTTTCTGGGAGCTACAGCTGGAATGAGACTGCTACA tCAGAGAGATGAACAGAAATCAAATGAAATCATGGATAGTCTCAGAGAATACTTGAGTTCACTGCCCTTTGACTTCCGGAATGCTTCCATCATGACTGGACAGGAAGAAGGGCTGTATGGGTGGATCACAGTCAACTACTTGAAGGGAAATTTCCTGGAG AAAAATCTATGGAACACTTATGTGCACCCACACAGCTCAGAGACAGTTGGGTCAATGGACCTTGGTGGAGCATCAACACAAATTGCTTTTCAAGTTCAGGAAAGTAGAAATGGGGCTGACTACTTGAAGGTCAAACTGTATGGGTACCCCTACACTGTCTACACACATAGTTTCCTCTGCTATGGAAAAAATGAAGCTGATAAGAGGATTCTCGACAAAATCATCCAG gGATCATCTAACCAATCCAACATCAGAAACCCTTGCTACCCTGAAGGATACAGCACCACCATGAAAGCCTCAGACGTTTACAATACGGAGTGCACAGAGAAACCCAAAAACTACAACCCAAATcaaaatttgtttctgtttggggATCCAGACTCAAGGAAATGTGGAGAAATAGTAAAGTccatatttgattttaaaaactgtttgtcaTCCCAGTGTTCCTTTGATGGGGTTGAGCAGCCACCGGTCACTGGAGAATTCATG GCATATGCTGGATTCTTCTATCTTGCCAGAGCTCTAAATTTAACTGGCACATCAGATCTTGACCAGTTTAAAGCCACAGTTAGGAACTTCTGCCACACACAATGGACTGTG ctgaaaaatgaaaaagaagggATAAATGAGAAACACCTGCGGACGTACTGTTATGGCACTCACTATGTCCTCACTCTCCTGGTAGATGGGTACAAGTTTGACAACGAGACCTGGAAAAACATTCACTTTGAAAAATCA ATAAAGGAAACGCACATTGGCTGGAGTTTGGGCTACATGCTGAGTTTGTCCAATATGATCCCATCGGAGGTGAAAGAAATCCCCCCGCTGACAAACCCTGTCTTTGCTGgccttgtctttttattttcagcattaaTCATTGTGACTGCTATTCTAGTGTTTATCATCCTCATTCGCACTTGCTACTGA